ATGGCCGGTGAAAGGAGAAAACACGTGAAAGTCCAGACCAAACGCCTGGAAAACTGCCAGACTGAGATGATCATCGAGGTGGAGCCGGAGCGCGTGGAAGAGGCCATGCGCAAAGCGGCTCGCTCCATTTCCGAGCAGACTAAGATCCCCGGCTTCCGCCCTGGGAAAGCCCCATATCACGTTGTCCTGCAGATGTTCGGCCGGCAGACGGTGCTGGAAGAGGCACTGGAAGACCTGGGACCGAAGCTGTACTCCCAGGCGCTGGATGAGGCCGGCATTGATCCGTACGGCCCAGGCAAGCTGGTGGATATCCAGTGGGAGCCGCTGGTGCTGACCTTCCATGTGCCCATGCCGCCCGAGGTGGACCTGGGTGACTACCGCCGCCTGCGCCTGGATATCCCGCCGGTCGAGGTGACCGACGAGGAGGTCGAGAAGGCACTGGAGGAGGCGCGCAAGGCGCACGCGGTATGGACCCCGGTCGACCGTGAGGCACAGATGGGCGACCAGGTGGTCTTCCAGGTCACGTTCGCGGAGGAAGACAGCTCGCCGGAGACGAGCGAGACCGTGCTGGGCGAAGACACCACGCTTCTGCCTGGCCTGGCGGAGAAGCTGGTGGGGATGCGCGCCGGCGAGACGCGCACCTTCGAGCTGACCTTCCCGGGGGATTGGGAGGACGAGGACTTGGCCGGCCAGACCCGCACGATAACCGTCACGGTACAGGAGGTGAAGGAGCGGGAGCTCCCGGACCTGGATGAGATGCCGGCGCTGATGGGCGACTTCCCGGACCTGGACGCCCTGAAGGCCCATCTCCGCTCCCAGATCATGCAGGCCAAGGAGAGGGAACGCGATGAGGAGCTCATTGACAAGGCGTTCACCATCCTGACCGAGCAGGCGAAGATATCCTATCCGGATTTCATGCTGGAAGAAGCGGTAGAGGACATTCTGGCGGACCATGACAGCGTACTGCGCCGGCAGGGCTTCACCCTTGACGATTACCTGCGGGTACTGCACATCGAGCGGGAGGCCTATCGCCAACAGCAGAAGCCAGAAGCGGAGCAGAGACTGCGCCGCACGCTGGTGCTGACCAAACTGGCCGAGCTGGAGAAGCTGGCCGTGGAAGACCAGGAGGTGGAGGAGCGGGCCGATTCACTGGCGGAGTCCTCTGGCAACCCGGAGATGATGCAGGAAGTGTACC
The sequence above is a segment of the Anaerolineae bacterium genome. Coding sequences within it:
- the tig gene encoding trigger factor, whose translation is MKVQTKRLENCQTEMIIEVEPERVEEAMRKAARSISEQTKIPGFRPGKAPYHVVLQMFGRQTVLEEALEDLGPKLYSQALDEAGIDPYGPGKLVDIQWEPLVLTFHVPMPPEVDLGDYRRLRLDIPPVEVTDEEVEKALEEARKAHAVWTPVDREAQMGDQVVFQVTFAEEDSSPETSETVLGEDTTLLPGLAEKLVGMRAGETRTFELTFPGDWEDEDLAGQTRTITVTVQEVKERELPDLDEMPALMGDFPDLDALKAHLRSQIMQAKERERDEELIDKAFTILTEQAKISYPDFMLEEAVEDILADHDSVLRRQGFTLDDYLRVLHIEREAYRQQQKPEAEQRLRRTLVLTKLAELEKLAVEDQEVEERADSLAESSGNPEMMQEVYRMPELQRYLRNQLLVEKVRQRVLEIVTGRVPELPADEPASEASAEAPLAEASAEEPSEEPAGGAE